A genomic window from Silene latifolia isolate original U9 population chromosome Y, ASM4854445v1, whole genome shotgun sequence includes:
- the LOC141632943 gene encoding uncharacterized protein LOC141632943 produces the protein MNKQKDIRWFLHSNNVGLFGLIETRVRSCSINKVHQGLGLHWAIVNNNCCLEGGRIWLIWNAIHYNVEVLNKVAQVINARVTFLPTGEVWWLSLVYGFNRLAKRVTLLQALTHMKTMDTGPWVVMGDFNTVLAMNERISSEVSDAEVRDFQQCIDECEIRDIPAHGAYYTWNNKHEAGDMVFSRIDRAMVNDEWLLQFQDTITMFHPKGLFDHCPCTMVLNFEGGYRKGSFKYFNMWGKDYKFIPVVKRIWEQQVAGFKMFQFVKKLKAFKKPLKDLNHSSYSNIETTTKVALMLLHNAQRKLHLDPSNFSLQQEAHNATLVYQEKLSCSES, from the coding sequence ATGAATAAGCAGAAGGATATTAGATGGTTTCTACACTCTAATAATGTAGGTCTTTTTGGTTTAATTGAAACTAGGGTTAGGAGTTGCTCTATTAATAAAGTACATCAAGGCTTGGGTTTACACTGGGCTATAGTGAATAATAATTGCTGTCTTGAGGGAGGGAGAATCTGGCTTATTTGGAATGCTATACACTATAATGTTGAGGTTCTTAACAAAGTTGCTCAAGTTATAAATGCTCGTGTTACTTTTTTGCCTACTGGGGAGGTTTGGTGGCTCTCACTGGTATATGGGTTTAATAGACTAGCTAAGAGAGTGACATTGTTGCAGGCTCTTACCCATATGAAAACAATGGATACTGGGCCCTGGGTAGTCATGGGGGACTTTAATACTGTATTGGCTATGAATGAGAGAATTAGTTCTGAGGTCTCAGATGCTGAGGTGAGGGACTTTCAACAATGTATTGATGAGTGTGAGATTAGAGATATTCCTGCTCATGGTGCTTATTATACCTGGAACAATAAGCATGAGGCTGGGGACATGGTATTCAGCAGGATTGACCGAGCAATGGTTAATGATGAATGGCTACTGCAGTTTCAGGACACTATTACTATGTTTCACCCTAAGGGGTTATTTGACCATTGCCCATGCACAATGGTTCTGAATTTTGAGGGTGGATATAGGAAAGGAAGTTTTAAATATTTCAACATGTGGGGAAAGGATTATAAGTTTATACCTGTTGTCAAGAGGATTTGGGAACAGCAGGTGGCTGGCTTCAAAATGTTCCAATTTGTGAAGAAATTGAAGGCTTTTAAAAAGCCTCTAAAAGATCTTAACCATTCTTCTTACTCCAATATTGAAACTACCACTAAAGTTGCTCTGATGCTGTTGCACAATGCTCAGAGAAAGCTGCATCTTGATCCCTCCAATTTTAGTTTGCAGCAAGAGGCTCATAATGCTACTCTAGTCTATCAAGAGAAGCTTTCTTGCTCAGAAAGCTAA